The Kribbella shirazensis genomic interval CCGAGAAGGCGCTGCTGGACGCGTACGCCGAACTGGACCAGGGCACGATCCTCGCCATGGCGATCAAGCAGGGCGCCCTGCCGGAGATCGGCACGCTGAACCTGACGCCGGACCTGCTGACCCCGCTCCTCACCAAGCTGACGGCCGGGGAGCAGTCGTGAACGGCGCGCGACGCCGGACCGCGGGAGGCTCGGCATGAGCCTCCCGCCCCGGGCGGTCATCGTGCACCGCGCGACCGAGCTGACCGAGCTGATCGCTCGGCATGGCACCAGGCAGCAGGCCGGGTTCTTCCTGGCCGGCCGCGGGCGGGACCTGGCCGAGCTCGACGCGCGGCACCAGGCCCAGCAAGACGCGCTCGCGACGGTGTCCGCGGCGATCCCGCTGGACTGGCGCCGCGCGGTTGCCGAGCGCAACGACCTCGACCGGTTCGGGTTCGGGCCGGAGGACGTGGTGATCGCGGTCGGTCAGGACGGATTGGTGGCGAACGTGGCGAAGTACCTGGACGGCCAGCCGGTGATCGGCATCAATCCCGAGCCGTCCCGCAACCCCGGCGTACTCGTCCCGCACGAACCCGCCGCGATCGCCGGCCTGCTGACGACGCGGACCGTCACCGAGCGGACGATGGTTGCCGCGAGCACCGATGACGGCCAGCAACTCCTTGCCCTGAACGAGGTGTACATCGGCCACCGCACGCATCAGTCTGCGCGCTACCGGCTCAGTTCGCCCGACGGCCTGCCCGAACGGCAGTCCTCGTCCGGGATCCTGGTCGGCACCGGGACCGGGTCCACCGGCTGGTGCCGTTCGGCGTGGCAGGAGCGGCGCAGTCCGTTGGCCCTGCCAACGCCGACCGATCCGGTGCTGTGCTGGTTCGTGCGTGAGGCCTGGCCGTCGCCGGCGACCGGCACCGACAACACCGAAGGGTTGCTCAAGGCACCGGATTCGCTGACGATCACGGCCGAGTCCGACCTGGTCGTGTTCGGCGACGGGATGGAGTCCGACACCTTGAGCGTCAGCTGGGGTCAGCGCGTCGAGGTCGGCGTCGCCGAGGTCACGTTGTGCCTGGTGGCCTGAATCGTGGCGTGCCAGGCGGAGTACAGCCGTCGCGCCGACCCGCCGATCGGACCGACCGCGTTGAAGACCGCTCCCCGACTGGCCGGCTCGGCGTTCTCGATCGCGTCGACGGCCTGCTCGGGCGCGTCGATGGTCGACGAGCAGACGCTCAGGATGTAGTCCGGCACCTGCAGCTTCGGATCCACGCAGCCGACCAGCGGTACGCCGACGGCCGCGACGACCGGGAAGACCGTCCCCGGGATCCCGACCGCGCACTCCACGGTCGCCGACTCCGGTACCGATCCGACCGTGCTGATCTCGTACTGGTCCCAGAGCGTCCGGTCCTCGCGCGGGTGCAGGCCGACCACGATGTGCTTGCCAGCGGCCTCCAGCTTCGCGGCCGCGTCGAGCAGCAGCTGGGTACCCGGCGCGGCGTTGCCGGTCTGATCCGGGTGGGTGACGCTTGTCAGCACCAGTACCCGATCCGTCTGCGGCGCGTAGGCCGGCAGGTTGTCGGTCTGCGCCGACCCCACCATCCGCACCCGGTGCTTCCAGCCGAGGTAGGCCGCGAACACGTCAGACTCGGCCGGTGACGCCGCCGTGACGAGCTCCAGCCGCGACCGGAATTCCTTCGCCCGCGGCGCTTCGACCGGCTTCAAGTACGCCAGTGAGCTGGCCGCCAACGGCAGTCG includes:
- a CDS encoding NAD(+)/NADH kinase; this encodes MSLPPRAVIVHRATELTELIARHGTRQQAGFFLAGRGRDLAELDARHQAQQDALATVSAAIPLDWRRAVAERNDLDRFGFGPEDVVIAVGQDGLVANVAKYLDGQPVIGINPEPSRNPGVLVPHEPAAIAGLLTTRTVTERTMVAASTDDGQQLLALNEVYIGHRTHQSARYRLSSPDGLPERQSSSGILVGTGTGSTGWCRSAWQERRSPLALPTPTDPVLCWFVREAWPSPATGTDNTEGLLKAPDSLTITAESDLVVFGDGMESDTLSVSWGQRVEVGVAEVTLCLVA